Genomic DNA from Budorcas taxicolor isolate Tak-1 chromosome 5, Takin1.1, whole genome shotgun sequence:
CTCACCAGCTTAATCTCCCCGTTGCCCACGATGACACTGAACTCACTCAGATCCTTCATCAGCCCGTTCAGCACCTCAGCAATCCGTTTTCGTTGGTGTCCACTGACCTCCTGCAGCCGCTGCAACTCAGACTCCAGGGACAGCATGGTGGCCTGGGGACAGTCCTTCAGGTCATGCCAGCACCAtcttcctgcttccctcccccaccagccAGAGGCCTCTCCCTTCATGCATGACCCTGATGGTTGCTACGAAGAGAACACAAGCCCTGCAGAAGGGTCTGGAAGAGAGAATGCTCAGGAGGGTAACGTGATGGAGTGGGAGAGGGGCCCACCACGAACTGAAGGACAGCACAAAGGTACAAACACGATACCACCCTCTTAGGAAGCAGAGTTCCCTCTGGACGCAGAAGGTGTTCTGAGGTCAGGGTGCTCCTGGCTGGCCACTCACCACCTTCTGAGACAGCTCATCCACCAGAAGCTGGTTCTGCTGGCTCTTCTCCTCGACCTCCTGGGACTTCTGGTCATAGTTCATGGCCAGCTCCTCCAGAGCCTGTAGCACTTCCTTCACCTCATCCTTTGCAGCATCATTCTCTGACTGTAGGTGGCTCAGCTCCCGCTGGACCTTCTCATTGTCTCCTCGAGTGGACACCAGCAGCTGCAAGGGAGGGGTGGGTCATGGGCAGGAGTCTTCTGCCAGTGACCAGCTCGCCGGCTTCTTGGCCTGGGGAAGCTGAGCCCCCTCACCCAGGTATAGCTCTAGGAGAGAGGCAAGGGTCCAAGCAAGAGTCAAGAGGAATGGGGCTTTCAGCTTCATAGAAATAGGGTACCACAATGAAGGAGCACCCAGACTCCAGCTTCTGTGCTTTAAGCAAAAGCCCAATTAAGCCCCCAGATTTCTATTGTCTTGGGGAGGTGACTAACCCCTAAGCAGAATGCCCCTTCTTCCATCTTTCCAGAAAAGGTCTTTTTCCTGCCTTTCAGGGATGGATACACAGCCCTCTCCTCTGTCTTGCCCTCCTTCCCATTACCTCTTCCTGGTCCAGCATCTGCTGCTTGAGCTTCTCTATGAGTTGGCTCTGCTGGTTGATCTCATCATCCTATCGGAGGCAAGGGGATAAGATGGAATGAAGGGAAGCTTCTCATTCCAGTTTAGACTTGGGAGCTTGGGGCAGATATGGATCTTGATAAAAATTCAGATAGTTTAGGCTTTGAGTTCAAAACAtcctaggccttccctggtagtccagtggctatgactctgtgctcccagtgcagggggcctgagttcgatccctggtcagggaactagatcctacatgcaacaactaagagttcccatgctgcaactcaagagcCCTCATACCGCAATGAAGATCAGAGATCCTGactgctgcaattaagacccagcacagccaaataaataaatattttaaaaagaaagaaaggaactctATATCCTAAAAAGAAAGAAGTCTTTTCCTCAGCTTCTCTCCTTGATTCCTGCCCTCactttttaattcctttctttctggAAGTTAGTATAACCTTGACAGTGTACAGAAAAAGCATTCAAATGTTCACATCCTTTAACTGAGAaatcccactccagcactccatTCTAATTGAAGCAAAGTCTTATATGGACAAGAGACAAAGATAGTCACTTCAAAGTTATTTATATAGCAAAAATAACCAACTAACAAAACACGAAACCCTAGAAGgcctgtaaataaataaatggttaaaTGCATTCTGATAAATGGACTGTAAGgcagccatttaaaaatacttcagtgAAGAACTGTTAACAAAGTACGAAACTGCTCATTATATAATGCAGAATGAAAAAATCAGACGTGAGGTTACACATACAGTATAATCTCAGTTGTGTGGCTTTATTTCTGAATGGTGGGAGGAGGAACGATTGAAATTTTCttcaatatgtttttatttatctttcacaTTTCAATAACAAACATTCatctcttttaaaatcagaaaaaaagtcaGGATAAGCTACTCTTTTGAGCCCTCACTTACcatcccaccaggctcacccCTGTGCCCTGCCCGATGTCCTCACCTTGTCATCAAGCTGCTTGTAGAGGCGGCGGATCTCCTCCTCATACTTCTGCCGCTCCTCGGGCGCAATGCGCACTACAATGGATGAGTTGTCGTTCACAGGTGTCTCCTCGCAGAGCTCGGCTCCCAGGGCAGCATCCTCCCCGGCCAGGCGCTCTGTCTCAGGCACATTCTCTCCTGGCGAAGTGGCAGAACAAGGTGAGGGATAGGGGCAGGAACAGCTGCACCCGCGGGCCCTTCCTCCCTCACTGCCCATCGCAGAGCCCTCCTGGCTTCCATGTCTCTTGCCCAGTGGACCGTCCACCTTTCTGGGGGTGGGGAATAAAGGAAGTCAGCCCCCTCTCGCTTTCCCTCATGACTGCTCTACCGCATCCCTCCAGAAGCACAGTCCTCCTTGGAGGTCGTAGGAGCGCTCTCTGGCTCCCTGCACCCCCAGGACCCCTCACTAACCATTGCGCCACCGGCTCAGCTCTGCCTCCAGCTTCGCAATCGTCTCCTTCTGAGCctttgtcttctccttctccttctcatatttctttttccaCTGCTCAGCAGTCAACTCCAGATTCACGGAGGCAGTGTTCTTAATGGTCTttgccctggagaggggaatgaagAGATGAGACCTCCATTAAGGCTCATAAGACCCTGAGCGGAGAGCAcagcaggggctggggcagggagtaGGGGACCCGCCACTGACCGCTGCCCGAACATCAGGGTGGACTTGGTCTCCGCATCGTTGTAGCTGGACGGTGAGCAGCAGATGAACATTGTTGTTCGGCAGTTTCCTCCCAAGGAGTCCTGGAGAATCCGTGTCATTTTACTGTCACGATATGGAACGTAGCTTTTCTGGAGGAAAAGAGAGGCCTCGAATCAGAAAAATTCAGCAGGGGAATCAGAAAAGATGGTAAGGGAGTTTCCTGATGgcatagtggttaggattccagggtTTCACTGCCAtggtctgggttcaatctctggttggggaactgagatcctgcaagctgcatggcacagccaaaaaaaagaaagaaaggacgggccttccctggtggtcatccagtggtgaagattctgtgctttcaatgtagggggcctgggttcaatccctggttggagagctagatcccacatgccacaactaaagatcccacatgccgccactaagacccagtgcagccaaataaataaaataatttaaaaaaatattttaaaaaagcaagaaagaaaggatGGTAGTGCTTACTAGGGGTGGAGCAACCCATGAATTGGGCATGACGAGGCGAGGGCATTAGGAGAAGGCAGAAGATGGGGTGAGGACCCCTAAGGAGCACTCACCGTGCCCTCAGCCAGCGCCGAGATCACGTTCCCCAGGGCCGACAGGGACTTGTTGATATTCTTGGCCTCATCCAGCACGGCTCCCTCAGCTCCAGTCTTGCTGACCTACCAGGGCACAAAGGGTGAGTGTGTCATGAGTGGCTGCAGAGCGAGTGGGCTcccccctcctcttctcctcgTAAGGTGGCTTAGTCCAAGGAGAGGAGGATAGGAAAGAAGATGGAGAAGGCCCTCCTCTTGTCCCCTAAATGTTCTGGCTACAGACTCTCTCCCCTACACAcacaatattatacaatattccatttatgtgaaatgtccagaaagtCAAATCCAGAGTCAGAAAGTAGGTTAGAGGTTACAAGGGGATGGGGACGGGAGACCAGGGCATGACTGTTAACAGGTGATGAAAAGGTTCTGGCATCAGGGGTGATGACGCACAACTTTGCAAACAtgctgaactgtatactttaagaTGGTGAGCTTCACGGTATGTGAATTCTAGCTCAATGAgagttattttgatttttaaaaaggccaCCCCCCCTCAAGgcttccttccctgcccccttCACCCTGGCAGGAACCCCCACCTTCTCGCTTCCTGCCAGGTCCACTAGATACAGCTTCCCACTCAGCTTCTGCTCAGTCTCCATATTTTCCTGCTTGATGTTGATGAGGAAGATGCTATGGCTTCGAGAGCTGTGTTCATTCATGTCTGTAAGAGGCAGGACGAGACAGTCCTTATACCAGACTCTGTGGAATGAAGCCCTCAGTCCTCAGCTTCCACGGACCACCGCCCCCACCCGCTGAGAGGGGGGTGTCTGCCGGGACTAGCCCAGCCCCTACGTATCCCTGGTAGCAAGGGTGCAGGCTCTCACAGACAAGCATCTCTCCTCCAGAGGAGGACACAGCCTCCCCCTGCTCACTTTCAAGTCCCTCAGCCCCCATAGGCATAGAGGAGAGGCAGACGCCAGACTCAAAAGCCCCTGATCTCCCCCACTCACTGGTGACAGCCACGTGACGATTTGATTTCCCTTCATCAATCACATCTAAAATCTCCTCCGGACTGGACACAAAGCGCTCAGTACAACCCTGCAGGGGGCAAATGGACAGTGACCCCACACACTTTGGTCTACAGATTAAATTACCTGCACAGTGACCAAATGACCCTCAAGGCAGTGCCTCTGCCCAGGCCCCAGACTCCTCCCCAGTCCAGGCTGTCTGCCCTCCGGCTCCTGGGCCGTGATCTCCCCTCCTCCTGTGCCCGCGCTCTCAATACCCTGGCCCCACCTGCTCGCTCCAGCCCCGCTCTCACCTTGACAAATGGCACCCGGTTCTTGTCCTCATGCACAGACAGATTTGTCTTGGTCACTGAATCGAGACAATTCAGGGTGAGCAAGGCCAGCACTTCCACCCCCCTACCTACCCAACCCCTTTACTCTGCAGTCTGCTCAGATGGATGATTCTTCTGTGTTCAAAAGGGAAGAAGACTCCCCTGTGAAGCCTAAACTCCCTGCTCACTCTGAAGGCTGTTCGTCCTCCTGCTGGATTCCAGCCCCAGGGCTCCAGCTAGGCTGAGGTTGTTTGTATGTGGGCCTGGGCATCTAAGCTCATCTTCTGACCCTTTCGGTTTTTGGAAATTCTTGGTGAGTGAAGGTAAGGGCCATGAGTACAAGTGTGTGTGTCCTCGTATGCCTGCTGCACCTCTCACCGAACAGCACCTAAGCCCAAGAGGCCAAGGACACTGTGATCATTCTCTTCCTTGCCTtcctcaccccccacccacccactgggATTACACACCACTCACCATCCAGAAGGTCACGGATTTTGTCCAGGTAAATCTCAAAGTAAGaaacctgggttaggaagaaagGAGAAGTATAAGGTGATGGGGGCCTATCTTAAATCTGATTCAGGTATCACAGGCTAATGTGATCCACTCAAAtagtggtggtgggagggaaagGGCAGAAGAGACTGTTTTGGCAGAGAAGAACTTAGGTAACCATGGGGGAGAATAAGTTGGGGAGCCCAGGATCTCAGTGGGTTCATGCTAGATCCTCCCCTCCCAGTCCTATAAGAGGATGCCCAGTGGTCATGCCCTGATCACCTTGATATGAAACTCAAGATTCTCATCCATGGAGTAGATGTGGTTGAAGATGTCTCGGGCAATTCGAGGAATGATTCCCATCAGCTGGGGGTCATGCAGCTTTCCCTGGGGAGTAAGGGTAAGGGTATTCCAAATGAGGCTGGGGCTCAGGAGGAATCAGACAGTTCAGAGGGAGGCAGACGAACACAGAGGTAATAGCTGCTAAGAAGACCATCCTGACTTAGGGGATGGTCACTACCTTTAGTGGAAGGAAGAGGGAACTGAGCAGCCCTCTGAACTGTCATTGCTGCTGCTTTTCCcggtaaaagaagaaaactggcGTAGTGGAAAGGAGGGTGAACAGCAGCAAGCTGAAGGGAGTCCATTAAACTTCCACAATAACACTGCCCTTCCAGCGCTACACAATAACGCTGTACCAGGCAGCCCTCATTCCTAGATCTTCCCCCACTGAGACTCCTTGGCCTCCCATTAACACTCCCAACTCCTCTCTCCCATAACAGTTAGAACCCTCACCTCCATAGTATGTGTCTTCCCTGAGGATGTCTGTCCATATGCAAAAATGGTGCCATTGTAGCCAGCTAGGACATCTGGAAAAGATGGCAGAGAAAGACCATTGCTAGAGAGAAGTAGGGTAGGGAATGGGAGCTTGAAAAAGTACACTCTCAAAATACACTCATTACCTTTGACAATCTGCATGGCACAGGCATGATATACTTGCTCCTGAGTCGTGTTTGGGGGAAATACACGGTCAAAGACATATGGCTTCCCCTGGAGTGGAAATAAAAGACGGCAGACATCAGTAGGGAGGTGTGGGGAAGAAGAAACACCTGAAAAGGCACCTGTTCCTCAACCTTCTGTACTCATGGACAATTACGGGGATGAAGGAAACCAAAGAGAAGCAAAGCTGAGTACTGACCCCAGGAGTTGGACCCGTGGGCTAGAATGTCACTGAGGAGTATCACATGGCGATACTACATGAGAGGATCCCAGCCTTGGTGTGACAAACTCACCATCCCAGATCCCCTGCCTGGGATCaaatgagaaaagacaaaagGACTACAGGTTGTAGAGAGTGAAGAACAATATACTGACATTAAAAATCTAccactaagttaaaaaaaaaaaatcttcctcaaTAGATCCATATGTTCTgatatgaaaagatattaaaGATGTATTACGACTGGAAGATACAAAGTTAGGGGCAGATGTATAGTGTGCTGCCTACTGTATAAATGAAAGAGACAAATGCTGAACTACTGAGCTGCTACCGAAATATTAACACACGCTCTCTCTTTGTGAAAAAACATATGAAATCAGAAATACAGTTCTTCCTTTAGGGAAACAGCtttaagtgaagagaaactgaagcaaaTTCAGGTAATGTTATATATCATGTGTGCTGATAAGAATGCTAAAGATACAAAATATTTACAACCCAGGAACCCAAAGAGAATAGATTTGCTATCTGATCATATTAAAGGGAAGATCTCTGGTCCAATTCAAAGAGACTCTGCTTGCTTTCCATGGTAAGTGACAACTTTTCAGTCATATTTTCCCATTATTTGGTATAAAGAAACTATGACATAGTTGTCAAATTATTTTGCTACAGAGTCCATCTTTATTCAACTGATAGGTTAACCTCCAAGTCTACAGACACCAGAGTTTGGGAGACATATTTTAACTAAGACAAATCATAAGCATTGGAGAAGGCTGGAGATGTGGGTCTGGGCATATCTACAATATTGCCCTGACATAGATAAACTTTTTTTCCAAAAGGAATTGTACAAAAAATAACAATGACTAGAGAGAGAAACTGGGAGGGAGAGGTggctttcattttacattttatcctggaaggtttacatttttaaaccAGGTGCAAgtattatgttttttattttttaatgccaaAGAGAGTGAGAACAtagtgtattttttgtttttctttttaattctttccaaAAAGGATATTTATACTAATAAGTAttgtctttaatatttaaaagattttcaaaatctGATTTATGATAAAAGTCAACCAGGAATATTTATCTGGTCTCTCTGTGGTGAGAGATTCTGAAGTCCCAAAAACAGAAGCCACAAAGAGAAAAAGTTGTGCAAGTGCTCTCTGCAATGAAGAGAGACTGTAAACTGTACACTACTGTAAACTGATAGGGCCTTCTGGAGGACAATTCTATTAAATACTCAAATGTCCATACTGGCCATACTCTGTCCCAcagacttctttcttttttattattattatttttttactttacaatattgtattggttttgccacacatcaacatgaatccgccaggggtgtacacgtgttcctcccacctccccccccccaccatctctccgggtcatcccagtgcaccagccccaagcatcgtgcaccctgcatcaaacctagactggcgattcgtctcttatatgatattatacatgtttcaatgccattctcccaaatcatcccaccctctccctctcccacagagtccaaaagacttttctatacatctgtgtctcttttgctgtctcgcatacagggttatcgttaccatctttctaaattccatatatatgcattagcatactatattggtgtttttctttctggcttacttcactctatataatcggctccagttttatccacctcattagaactgattcaaatgtattctttttaatagctgagtaatactccattgtgtata
This window encodes:
- the KIF5A gene encoding kinesin heavy chain; this encodes MAETNNECSIKVLCRFRPLNQAEILRGDKFIPIFQGDDSVVIGGKPYVFDRVFPPNTTQEQVYHACAMQIVKDVLAGYNGTIFAYGQTSSGKTHTMEGKLHDPQLMGIIPRIARDIFNHIYSMDENLEFHIKVSYFEIYLDKIRDLLDVTKTNLSVHEDKNRVPFVKGCTERFVSSPEEILDVIDEGKSNRHVAVTNMNEHSSRSHSIFLINIKQENMETEQKLSGKLYLVDLAGSEKVSKTGAEGAVLDEAKNINKSLSALGNVISALAEGTKSYVPYRDSKMTRILQDSLGGNCRTTMFICCSPSSYNDAETKSTLMFGQRAKTIKNTASVNLELTAEQWKKKYEKEKEKTKAQKETIAKLEAELSRWRNGENVPETERLAGEDAALGAELCEETPVNDNSSIVVRIAPEERQKYEEEIRRLYKQLDDKDDEINQQSQLIEKLKQQMLDQEELLVSTRGDNEKVQRELSHLQSENDAAKDEVKEVLQALEELAMNYDQKSQEVEEKSQQNQLLVDELSQKVATMLSLESELQRLQEVSGHQRKRIAEVLNGLMKDLSEFSVIVGNGEIKLPVEISGAIEEEFTVARLYISKIKSEVKSVVKRCRQLENLQVECHRKMEVTGRELSSCQLLISQHEAKIRSLTEYMQSVELKKRHLEESYDSLSDELAKLQAQETVHEVALKDKEPDTQDTEDVKKALEVQMESHREAHHRQLARLRDEINEKQKTIDELKDLNQKLQLELEKLQADYEKLKNEEHEKSTKLQELTFLYERHEQSKQDLKGLEETVARELQTLHNLRKLFVQDVTTRVKKSAEMEPEDSGGIHSQKQKISFLENNLEQLTKVHKQLVRDNADLRCELPKLEKRLRATAERVKALEGALKEAKEGAMKDKRRYQQEVDRIKEAVRYKSSGKRGHSAQIAKPVRPGHYPASSPTNPYGTRSPECISYTNSLFQNYQNLYLQAAPSSTSDMYFANSCTSSGAPSSGGPLTSYQKANMDNGNATDINDNRSDLPCGYEAEDQAKLFPLHQETAAS